From Hydra vulgaris chromosome 15, alternate assembly HydraT2T_AEP, one genomic window encodes:
- the LOC136091347 gene encoding uncharacterized protein LOC136091347 codes for MQTPRKYGKWKVENLKKAVEAIKQGEISLNEAAYAFCIPKATLSRHINKKNKVAVANVKFHGRLTTLPNEIETELADHCLLLESMYFGLRIDDLRRLAFDIAEANNIIHNFNKLTRMAGKKWYYAFIQRHPQLLLRGPESTSIARAQGFNKERVQSFFNLLSKLYMEEKLTPDRLYNMDETSLSTVQDGQIKVISARGKKRVGIMTSSEQGNSVTAVVCVSAAEFYVPPMLIYKRKRMKPEITNGAPPGTVFSTQEKGWMSNEGFLDWLNHFIKVVKPLKQSKVLLILDGHVTHSKNLAAIYLARNAGVRMVSLPPHTTHRLQPLDIAFFGPLGTYYDEAMRKWMRSHISQPVTTWQVAELFGDAYSQAASLRIAMKGFQASGLWPLDINVFTDSDFTASSFTDVGPSNNLQSSESIDGMTKLSTDKSSEKKLKCHVSVSTLSLLPVVSLEVKNKKRRSRTTQAADLTSSPYRRALEITPRNQKHTLNQIASKQIKKSTKKKLTLYPITAKLLQKPQESKVALDSITMDQMKLSTSNKITIATTAHHISPLPSQVQKLQEKKTYELRKKD; via the coding sequence ATGCAAACACCACGAAAATATGGAAAATGGAAAgtagaaaacttgaaaaaggCTGTTGAAGCAATAAAACAAGGAGAAATCAGCTTAAATGAAGCCGCTTATGCATTTTGTATTCCAAAAGCAACTTTGTCAaggcatataaataaaaaaaacaaagttgctGTTGCAAATGTGAAATTTCATGGTCGACTTACCACCTTACCTAATGAAATTGAAACAGAACTAGCTGATCACTGTTTATTATTAGAATCAATGTACTTTGGATTAAGGATTGATGATCTTCGTCGTCTAGCATTTGATATTGCGGAAGCTAACAACATCATacataattttaacaaactaacacGAATGGCAGGAAAAAAGTGGTATTATGCATTTATACAAAGGCACCCACAACTGTTGCTTCGTGGGCCTGAATCAACATCAATTGCACGTGCACAAGGTTTTAATAAAGAGCGAGTGCaatctttctttaatttactttcaaaGTTATACATGGAAGAAAAGTTAACTCCAGACAGACTTTATAATATGGATGAAACTAGTTTATCAACAGTACAAGATGGTCAGATAAAAGTTATTAGTGCAAGGGGCAAAAAACGAGTTGGAATTATGACTAGTAGTGAACAAGGAAATTCAGTAACAGCTGTAGTTTGTGTATCTGCAGCAGAATTTTATGTTCCAccaatgttaatatataaacgCAAAAGAATGAAGCCAGAAATAACAAATGGTGCACCTCCAGGAACTGTATTTAGTACTCAAGAGAAAGGATGGATGTCAAATGAAGGTTTTTTAGATTGGCTCAATCATTTCATTAAAGTTGTTAAACctttaaaacaatcaaaagttTTGTTGATACTTGATGGTCATGTTacacattcaaaaaatttggcAGCGATATATCTAGCACGAAATGCTGGAGTGCGTATGGTATCACTACCTCCCCATACTACACACAGACTGCAACCATTAGACATTGCGTTCTTTGGACCACTTGGTACATACTATGATGAAGCTATGCGAAAATGGATGCGGTCACATATATCACAACCAGTAACAACTTGGCAAGTTGCAGAATTATTTGGTGACGCATATAGTCAGGCAGCATCATTGAGAATTGCTATGAAAGGATTTCAGGCTAGTGGGTTGTGGCCTTTGGACATAAATGTATTCACTGATTCTGATTTTACAGCCTCTTCATTTACTGATGTTGGTCCTTCAAACAATCTTCAGTCATCTGAAAGTATAGATGGGATGACAAAACTATCTACAGATAaatcaagtgaaaaaaaattaaaatgtcatgTTTCAGTTTCAACTTTGTCTCTTTTGCCAGTGGTTTCACTtgaagtaaaaaacaaaaaaagaagatcACGAACAACTCAGGCGGCTGATCTTACAAGCTCCCCATATAGACGTGCTCTAGAAATTACACCAAGAAATCAAAAGCACACACTAAATCAAATAGCTtccaaacaaattaaaaaatctacaaaaaaaaagctcaCACTATATCCAATAACTGCCAAACTATTGCAAAAACCACAGGAAAGCAAAGTAGCACTTGACTCAATCACCATGGACCAAATGAAATTGAGCACATCAAATAAAATCACCATCGCCACCACAGCACACCACATATCACCACTACCATCCCAAGTGCAGAAGCTGCAAGAAAAAAAGACTTATGAATTGCGAAAAAAGgattaa